A genomic segment from Bacillus cereus G9842 encodes:
- the yhbH gene encoding sporulation protein YhbH — protein MGEENQPNYTISQENWSLHRKGYDDQQRHQEKVQEAIKNNLPDLVTEESIVMSNGKDVVKIPIRSLDEYKIRYNYDKNKHVGQGNGDSKVGDVVARDGSGGQKQKGPGKGQGAGDAAGEDYYEAEVSILELEQAFFRELELPNLKRKEIDENRIEHVEFNDIRKTGLWGNIDKKRTMISAYKRNAMRGKASFHPIHQEDLKFRTWNEVLKPDSKAVVLAMMDTSGSMGMWEKYMARSFFFWMTRFLRTKYETVDIEFIAHHTEAKVVTEEEFFSKGESGGTICSSVYKKALELIDNKYSPDRYNIYPFHFSDGDNLTSDNARCVKLVEELMKKCNMFGYGEVNQYNRHSTLMSAYKNIKDENFRYYILKQKADVFHAMKSFFREESGEKMA, from the coding sequence ATGGGCGAAGAAAATCAACCAAATTATACGATTTCACAGGAAAACTGGTCCCTCCATCGCAAAGGATATGACGACCAACAACGCCATCAAGAAAAAGTACAAGAGGCAATTAAGAATAATTTACCCGATCTTGTAACAGAAGAAAGTATAGTTATGTCTAATGGCAAAGATGTTGTAAAAATACCAATTCGTTCTCTAGATGAATATAAGATTAGATACAATTATGATAAAAATAAACATGTTGGGCAAGGAAACGGTGACAGTAAAGTTGGTGATGTCGTTGCGAGAGATGGATCAGGTGGTCAAAAACAAAAAGGGCCAGGAAAAGGGCAAGGAGCAGGAGATGCAGCTGGGGAAGATTACTATGAAGCTGAAGTCTCTATTTTAGAATTAGAGCAGGCGTTTTTCAGAGAGTTAGAGCTGCCTAATTTAAAGAGAAAAGAAATAGATGAAAATCGGATTGAACATGTTGAATTTAATGACATTAGAAAAACAGGATTATGGGGAAATATCGATAAGAAACGAACAATGATATCTGCATATAAACGAAATGCGATGCGTGGTAAAGCATCTTTCCATCCAATTCATCAAGAAGACTTAAAGTTCCGCACTTGGAATGAAGTATTAAAGCCAGATTCAAAGGCTGTTGTGTTAGCGATGATGGATACGAGTGGATCGATGGGAATGTGGGAGAAGTATATGGCACGTAGCTTCTTTTTCTGGATGACAAGATTTTTACGAACAAAGTATGAAACAGTTGATATTGAATTTATTGCTCACCATACAGAAGCGAAAGTCGTCACAGAAGAAGAATTTTTCTCAAAAGGAGAAAGTGGCGGAACAATATGTTCTTCCGTATATAAAAAGGCATTAGAACTGATTGATAATAAATATTCACCAGACCGCTATAATATTTATCCATTCCATTTTTCAGATGGTGATAATTTAACATCAGATAACGCTAGGTGTGTAAAGCTTGTGGAAGAATTAATGAAGAAATGTAATATGTTTGGATATGGGGAAGTGAATCAGTATAATCGCCATAGTACACTCATGTCAGCCTATAAAAATATTAAAGATGAAAACTTTAGATACTATATTTTAAAGCAAAAAGCAGACGTATTTCATGCGATGAAAAGCTTTTTTAGAGAAGAATCAGGTGAGAAAATGGCATAA
- a CDS encoding leucine-rich repeat domain-containing protein, whose product MKQNKRKRINAMIIAAALSLPFAVYSTPALAAVAIEANKTGQGLEDGTYDAVIKAYKDKTNEESMAAVYIKDPKLTIENGKKIVTATLSDSDFFQYLKTEDIHTPGVFHDVKVLSEDKKKNGTKVIQFEVGELGKTYNMQMHIYIPTMAYDNKYQVQFEVNAINLENNVSEKQKENKEEQQDENGNVILDKQLQKYINKYNLDRDNVDAPITKKDLLQIKTLSIYSGKGINEIAGLEYMTNLEKLTLRESNVTDISAISKLRSLKYVDLTSNSIESIHPIGQLENINMLFLRDNKISDLTPLSKMKKIKTLDLIGNNIKDIQPLFTLSTMKQLYLANNQISDLNGIDRLNNVELLWIGNNKINNVESISKMSNLIELEIADSEIKDISPLSQLGILQVLNLEENYISDISPLSTLTNLHEINLGANEISDVRPVEELGKRISIDIQRQKIFLNEASVDEELKIPVYNLKGEPLQNINVKSEGATLNNGFIKWNSPGEKIYEFKLDTNSTESKIRFNGTVIQNIVEKQKERANVILDKTLQQHINKENLGRENLNAPITKEDLLQVKKLEILKEKGNEIKDITGLEYMTNLENLTLEGVGLKNIDFISNLKRLNNVNVSHNQIEDITPLSSLKNLQWLNLTENRITDVTVLGSMLDLLSLKLAENEIRDVRPLIQLGQWVTIDVRRQKVILDDAEINKEVKIPVYDLEGEPIEKITLKSEGGTLTDEGIIWRTLGEKIYEFDLDADHYETGILYSGIVMQNIVEKLIPKEEVKEPTKEVEESKEEVKEPTKEVEETKEEVKEPTKEVEESKEEVKEPTKEVEESKEEVKEPTKEVEESKEEVKEPTKEVEESKEEVKEPTKEVEESKEEVKEPTKEVEESKEEVKEPTKEVEESKEEVKEPTKEVEESKEEVKEPTKEVEEAKEEVKEPKGNNQVVENEGRTADTLNTQHVNKTEEGKKSLPSTGGEASTSTLLSGITLVLSALSMFVFRKRLFKK is encoded by the coding sequence TTGAAACAAAATAAAAGAAAACGTATAAATGCAATGATTATAGCGGCGGCGTTATCACTTCCGTTTGCTGTTTATTCAACACCTGCTTTAGCGGCAGTGGCAATTGAGGCGAATAAAACGGGACAAGGTTTAGAAGATGGTACATATGATGCTGTTATTAAAGCGTATAAAGATAAAACGAATGAAGAGTCTATGGCAGCTGTTTATATAAAGGATCCGAAATTAACAATTGAGAATGGAAAGAAAATTGTAACAGCAACGTTAAGTGATAGTGATTTCTTCCAATACTTGAAAACAGAGGATATTCATACGCCAGGTGTGTTTCATGATGTAAAGGTCCTATCAGAAGACAAAAAGAAAAATGGGACGAAGGTTATTCAATTTGAAGTTGGAGAATTAGGAAAAACATACAATATGCAAATGCATATTTATATTCCAACGATGGCCTATGATAATAAATATCAAGTGCAGTTTGAAGTGAATGCTATAAATTTAGAAAACAATGTTTCAGAAAAACAAAAGGAAAATAAAGAGGAGCAACAAGATGAAAACGGAAATGTAATATTAGATAAGCAATTACAAAAATATATTAATAAATATAACTTAGATAGAGATAATGTAGATGCGCCAATCACAAAGAAAGATTTATTACAAATTAAAACATTATCCATTTATTCAGGTAAAGGGATAAATGAAATAGCTGGTTTAGAGTATATGACAAATTTAGAGAAGTTGACGTTACGAGAGTCTAATGTAACAGATATATCAGCTATCTCGAAATTGAGAAGTTTGAAGTACGTTGATTTAACTTCTAATTCAATTGAAAGTATTCATCCAATTGGGCAATTAGAGAATATTAATATGCTTTTTTTAAGAGATAATAAAATTTCTGATCTTACACCATTAAGTAAAATGAAAAAAATCAAAACATTAGATTTAATCGGTAATAACATTAAAGATATCCAGCCATTATTTACATTATCAACTATGAAACAATTATACTTAGCAAATAATCAAATCAGTGATCTTAATGGAATTGATCGATTAAATAATGTGGAACTATTATGGATAGGGAACAATAAAATTAATAATGTTGAATCTATTAGTAAAATGAGTAATCTTATTGAACTAGAAATTGCTGATAGTGAAATAAAAGATATATCACCATTATCTCAATTAGGAATTTTACAAGTGCTGAATTTAGAAGAGAATTATATCTCTGATATATCGCCGTTGAGCACTTTAACAAATTTACATGAGATAAATCTTGGAGCAAATGAAATTTCTGACGTAAGGCCTGTTGAGGAATTAGGTAAGCGAATTTCAATTGACATTCAAAGACAAAAAATCTTTTTAAATGAAGCAAGCGTAGATGAGGAATTAAAAATCCCAGTATACAACCTTAAGGGAGAACCACTTCAAAATATTAATGTAAAAAGTGAGGGGGCTACTCTGAATAACGGATTTATAAAATGGAATAGTCCTGGAGAAAAAATATATGAATTTAAACTAGATACTAATTCTACTGAAAGTAAAATAAGATTTAATGGTACGGTTATACAGAATATAGTTGAAAAACAAAAAGAACGTGCAAATGTAATTCTCGATAAAACTTTACAACAACATATTAATAAAGAGAATTTAGGTAGAGAGAACTTAAACGCTCCTATCACAAAAGAAGATTTATTACAGGTTAAAAAATTAGAGATACTTAAAGAAAAAGGAAATGAGATAAAAGATATAACAGGTTTAGAGTACATGACGAACTTAGAAAACCTTACTTTAGAAGGAGTAGGCCTGAAAAATATTGATTTCATCTCAAACTTGAAACGATTGAATAATGTGAATGTATCTCATAATCAAATTGAAGATATAACACCGCTATCTTCATTGAAAAATTTACAGTGGTTAAATCTTACTGAGAATCGTATTACAGATGTAACGGTTCTTGGCTCAATGTTAGACTTACTTAGTTTAAAATTAGCTGAAAATGAGATTCGTGATGTAAGGCCATTAATACAATTAGGTCAGTGGGTAACAATTGATGTTAGAAGGCAAAAGGTCATTTTGGATGATGCAGAAATAAATAAAGAAGTGAAAATACCTGTATATGATTTAGAGGGAGAGCCAATTGAAAAGATTACACTAAAGAGTGAAGGTGGAACTCTTACTGATGAGGGAATCATTTGGCGTACTTTAGGAGAAAAAATATATGAATTTGATTTAGATGCAGATCATTATGAGACTGGCATATTATATAGTGGCATTGTAATGCAGAATATAGTAGAAAAATTAATACCAAAAGAAGAAGTGAAAGAACCAACAAAGGAAGTTGAAGAGTCAAAAGAAGAAGTGAAAGAACCAACAAAAGAAGTGGAAGAAACAAAAGAAGAAGTGAAAGAACCAACAAAGGAAGTGGAAGAGTCAAAAGAAGAAGTGAAAGAACCAACAAAGGAAGTGGAAGAGTCAAAAGAAGAAGTGAAAGAACCAACAAAAGAAGTTGAAGAGTCAAAAGAAGAAGTAAAAGAACCAACAAAAGAAGTTGAAGAGTCAAAAGAAGAAGTGAAAGAACCAACAAAGGAAGTGGAAGAGTCAAAAGAAGAAGTGAAAGAACCAACAAAGGAAGTGGAAGAGTCAAAAGAAGAAGTGAAAGAACCAACAAAAGAAGTTGAAGAGTCAAAAGAAGAAGTAAAAGAACCAACGAAAGAAGTGGAAGAGTCAAAAGAAGAAGTGAAAGAACCAACAAAAGAAGTTGAAGAAGCGAAAGAGGAAGTAAAAGAGCCAAAAGGAAATAATCAGGTTGTTGAAAACGAAGGCAGAACAGCAGATACTTTAAATACACAACATGTTAATAAGACGGAGGAAGGAAAGAAATCTTTACCATCAACAGGCGGTGAAGCTAGCACATCGACTTTACTTTCTGGAATAACACTTGTTCTTTCCGCACTAAGTATGTTCGTATTTAGAAAGAGGTTATTTAAGAAATAA
- the opuD gene encoding glycine betaine transporter OpuD has protein sequence MIKKENSVFYISILLTTLFIIWGVIPASWIQGHDLQSITSSLNSFILNKFGWFYSLLMTTMLVLATYLAFSKYGSIRLGKDGERPKYSYSSWLSMLFGAGMGIGLLFYGIAEPISHFTDPLTGKAGTEESAKLAMQYSFFHWGLFPWSLYAMVALTIAYFTFRKQKGSTIGATVTPLFNRSKNSPIGKTVDILAVLATVFGIVPSVGIGAQQIAGGLSYLFPSIHNTLLTQLVLIAIFAVLYLTSAQTGLDRGIKYLSNLNFSLAGILLVSFLILGPTVFIMKYFTSTLGSYIGALPSMGLNLGAFSEKSSSWIENWTIFYWGWWISWSPFVGTFIARISKGRTIKEFIIGVVLVPTLICTFWFAVFGGTAIHMEMFQSLGIADEIAKNGTEIGLFAVISHLPFSTFLTVIGLILVATFFVTSADSATFVVSMQTSNGSLSPKNSLKLIWGLTIAIIAALLLQAGGLNALQIAAIIAALPFSIVVVLMVASLFKELRKEDVNSQTKEVPQKIKKIM, from the coding sequence ATGATAAAAAAAGAGAACAGTGTATTTTATATCTCCATCTTGCTTACAACCTTATTTATTATATGGGGTGTCATACCAGCAAGCTGGATACAAGGCCATGATTTACAAAGTATCACATCTTCTTTAAACTCATTTATCCTCAATAAATTTGGATGGTTTTACTCTCTACTTATGACCACAATGCTTGTTTTAGCTACTTATTTAGCCTTTTCAAAATACGGTTCTATTCGTCTTGGTAAAGATGGAGAAAGACCAAAATACAGCTATTCATCTTGGTTATCCATGTTGTTTGGAGCAGGAATGGGGATTGGACTCCTCTTCTATGGAATCGCTGAACCGATTTCACATTTTACAGATCCATTAACAGGAAAAGCAGGTACAGAGGAAAGCGCCAAACTCGCTATGCAATATTCATTTTTCCACTGGGGACTCTTTCCGTGGTCACTATACGCGATGGTTGCTTTAACAATTGCATATTTCACATTCCGCAAACAAAAAGGTAGCACAATTGGGGCTACAGTTACTCCATTATTTAATCGATCGAAAAATTCTCCTATCGGAAAAACAGTCGATATTTTGGCTGTTTTAGCCACAGTATTTGGCATTGTGCCATCTGTTGGGATTGGTGCTCAACAAATTGCCGGAGGATTAAGCTATTTATTCCCTTCTATTCATAACACTTTACTTACTCAGCTCGTACTTATAGCTATCTTCGCTGTTTTATATTTAACAAGTGCGCAAACTGGCTTAGATCGTGGGATTAAATATTTGAGTAACTTGAATTTCTCTCTCGCAGGTATTTTACTCGTCTCCTTTTTAATTTTAGGACCAACTGTATTTATTATGAAATATTTCACATCTACACTCGGTTCTTATATCGGCGCTTTACCTAGTATGGGATTAAATTTAGGAGCATTTAGTGAAAAATCTTCTTCTTGGATTGAAAACTGGACTATTTTCTATTGGGGATGGTGGATCTCTTGGTCTCCATTCGTCGGTACATTCATTGCTCGTATTTCTAAAGGGCGCACAATAAAAGAATTTATTATTGGAGTTGTATTAGTCCCAACTCTTATCTGTACATTTTGGTTTGCAGTATTTGGCGGTACCGCTATCCATATGGAAATGTTCCAATCGCTTGGGATAGCTGATGAAATCGCAAAAAATGGTACAGAGATTGGATTATTTGCTGTTATTTCGCACCTACCATTCTCTACATTTTTAACGGTTATCGGGTTAATTTTAGTAGCCACATTTTTCGTTACTTCTGCCGACTCGGCAACATTTGTTGTTTCAATGCAAACGAGTAACGGAAGCTTATCACCGAAAAATAGTTTAAAACTTATATGGGGATTAACAATCGCGATCATTGCAGCACTTTTATTACAAGCTGGAGGATTAAATGCACTACAAATTGCAGCTATAATCGCAGCACTACCATTTTCTATCGTAGTCGTTCTTATGGTTGCTTCGCTATTTAAAGAGCTGCGAAAGGAAGATGTTAATTCGCAAACGAAAGAAGTTCCGCAAAAAATAAAAAAGATTATGTAA
- the colA gene encoding collagenase ColA: MNKKSKINKVMLSISTMALSLGALQTHAVAEEKVPYNVLKTKPVGIEKPVDEVGHVSKVDETLSFQERLKVGDFSQRPASITKKTAVKQVKESYSMADLNKMNDQELVETLGSIKWHQITDLFQFNEDTKAFYKDKGKMQVIIDELAHRGSTFTKDDSKGIQTFTEVLRSAFYLAFYNNELSELNERSFQDKCLPALKAIAKNPNFKLGTDEQDTVVSAYGKLISNASSDVETVQYASNILKQYNDNFTTYVNDRMKGQAIYDIMQGIDYDIQSYLVEARKEANETMWYGKVDGFINEINRIALLNEVTSENKWLVNNGIYFASRLGKFHSNPNKGLEVVTQAMHMYPHLSEPYFVAIEQITTNYNGKDYSGNTVDLEKIRKEGKEQYLPKTYTFDDGSIVFKTGDKVSEEKIKRLYWAAKEVKAQYHRVIGNDKALEPGNADDVLTIVIYNSPDEYQLNRQLYGYETNNGGIYIEETGTFFTYERTPEQSIYSLEELFRHEFTHYLQGRYEVPGLFGRGDMYQNERLTWFQEGNAEFFAGSTRTNNVVPRKSIISGLSSDPASRYTAERTLFAKYGSWDFYNYSFALQSYLYTHQFETFDKIQDLIRANDVKNYDAYRENLSKDPKLNKEYQEYMQQLINNQDTYTVPEVADDYLAEHATKSLTAVKKEISDTLPMKDTKMTKHNSQFFNTFTLEGTYTGSVTKGESEDWKAMSKRVNESLEQLAQKEWSGYKTVTAYFVNYRVNSSNEFEYDVVFHGIAKDDGENKAPTVNVNGPYNGVVKEGIQFKSDGSNDEDGKIVSYLWEFGDGSTSAEVNPVHVYEREGSYKVSLRVKDDKGKESRSETTVTIKDGSLTESEPNNRPEEANRIGLNSTIKGNLIGGDHTDVYTFNVASAKDIDISVLNEYGIGMTWVLHHESDMQNYAAYGQANGNHIEAKFNAKPGKYYLYVYKYDNGDGTYELSVK, encoded by the coding sequence ATGAACAAGAAATCAAAGATCAATAAAGTGATGCTTAGCATTAGTACAATGGCTTTATCGTTAGGGGCACTTCAAACTCATGCAGTAGCGGAAGAAAAAGTACCGTATAATGTGCTAAAAACGAAACCGGTTGGAATTGAAAAGCCAGTAGATGAAGTTGGGCATGTTTCAAAAGTTGATGAAACCTTATCATTTCAAGAACGTTTAAAAGTAGGCGATTTTTCACAGCGACCAGCATCTATTACGAAGAAAACGGCAGTAAAGCAAGTTAAAGAAAGCTATTCAATGGCTGATTTAAACAAAATGAATGATCAAGAATTAGTTGAAACATTAGGCAGTATTAAGTGGCACCAAATTACAGATTTATTCCAGTTTAATGAAGACACAAAGGCCTTTTATAAAGATAAAGGAAAAATGCAAGTCATTATAGATGAATTAGCTCATAGAGGTAGTACATTTACGAAAGATGATTCAAAAGGAATTCAAACGTTTACTGAAGTGTTGCGTTCCGCTTTTTATCTGGCATTTTATAATAACGAATTAAGTGAATTAAATGAAAGAAGCTTCCAGGATAAATGTTTACCTGCTTTAAAAGCAATCGCAAAAAATCCAAACTTTAAGCTTGGTACAGATGAACAAGATACAGTCGTATCTGCATACGGAAAATTAATTAGTAATGCATCAAGTGATGTTGAAACAGTTCAATACGCATCAAATATTTTAAAGCAATACAATGATAATTTTACTACTTATGTAAATGATCGAATGAAGGGACAAGCAATATACGATATTATGCAAGGGATTGACTATGATATACAGTCGTATTTAGTTGAGGCCCGTAAAGAAGCGAATGAAACGATGTGGTATGGAAAAGTAGATGGGTTTATTAATGAAATAAATCGTATTGCTCTTTTAAATGAAGTAACGTCAGAAAATAAATGGCTCGTTAATAATGGTATTTATTTTGCAAGCCGTTTAGGGAAATTTCATAGCAATCCGAATAAAGGATTAGAGGTTGTTACACAAGCAATGCATATGTACCCACACTTAAGTGAACCATATTTTGTTGCGATAGAACAAATTACAACAAATTATAATGGTAAAGATTATAGCGGGAATACAGTAGATTTAGAGAAAATACGTAAAGAAGGAAAAGAGCAGTACTTACCAAAAACGTATACATTCGATGATGGATCAATTGTGTTCAAAACAGGAGATAAAGTATCAGAAGAAAAAATTAAGAGATTATATTGGGCTGCGAAGGAAGTAAAGGCACAGTATCACCGTGTAATTGGAAATGACAAAGCATTAGAGCCAGGAAATGCGGATGATGTGTTAACAATCGTAATTTATAATAGTCCAGATGAATATCAGTTAAATAGACAATTGTATGGGTATGAAACAAACAACGGTGGAATTTATATCGAAGAAACAGGAACATTCTTTACATATGAGCGTACACCAGAGCAAAGTATTTATAGTTTAGAAGAGTTATTCCGTCATGAATTTACTCATTATCTGCAAGGGAGATATGAAGTTCCTGGTTTATTTGGAAGAGGAGATATGTATCAAAATGAAAGGTTAACTTGGTTCCAAGAAGGAAATGCAGAGTTTTTCGCAGGCTCTACTCGTACGAATAACGTTGTACCAAGAAAGAGTATAATTAGCGGATTATCATCTGATCCTGCAAGCCGTTATACTGCAGAGCGCACACTATTTGCTAAATACGGTTCTTGGGATTTCTATAATTACTCGTTCGCATTGCAGTCTTACTTATATACGCATCAGTTTGAAACATTTGATAAAATTCAAGATTTAATTCGTGCGAATGACGTGAAAAATTATGATGCATATCGTGAAAATCTAAGTAAAGATCCTAAGTTAAATAAAGAGTATCAAGAGTATATGCAGCAGTTAATTAATAATCAAGATACATACACTGTACCAGAAGTAGCTGATGATTATTTAGCTGAACATGCAACGAAGTCGTTAACAGCGGTGAAGAAAGAAATTAGTGATACGTTGCCTATGAAAGATACAAAAATGACAAAACATAATTCTCAATTCTTTAATACATTTACATTAGAAGGTACGTATACAGGTAGTGTCACAAAAGGTGAATCAGAAGATTGGAAAGCAATGAGTAAAAGAGTAAATGAATCTTTAGAACAATTGGCGCAAAAAGAATGGAGTGGCTACAAAACTGTTACAGCATACTTCGTCAATTATCGTGTGAATAGCTCAAATGAATTTGAATATGATGTAGTCTTCCATGGAATCGCAAAAGATGATGGAGAAAATAAAGCTCCGACGGTTAATGTAAACGGGCCTTATAATGGAGTTGTAAAAGAGGGAATTCAATTTAAAAGTGATGGCTCAAACGATGAAGATGGAAAAATTGTTTCTTATTTATGGGAATTTGGAGATGGAAGCACAAGTGCAGAAGTGAATCCAGTACATGTATATGAAAGAGAAGGTTCTTATAAAGTATCGTTAAGAGTAAAAGATGATAAAGGAAAAGAGAGCAGAAGCGAAACAACTGTTACGATTAAAGATGGAAGTTTAACAGAATCAGAACCAAATAATCGTCCAGAGGAAGCAAATCGTATCGGGCTAAATAGTACGATAAAAGGTAATCTTATTGGCGGGGACCACACTGATGTTTATACATTTAATGTAGCATCAGCGAAAGATATCGACATTTCTGTTTTAAATGAGTATGGAATTGGGATGACATGGGTACTTCACCATGAATCAGATATGCAAAATTATGCGGCTTACGGTCAAGCTAATGGGAATCATATAGAAGCAAAATTTAATGCAAAACCAGGTAAGTATTACTTGTATGTATATAAATATGATAATGGCGATGGAACATACGAATTGTCAGTAAAATAA
- a CDS encoding NfeD family protein has protein sequence MALFGYPLETIYLYGFIIATILTVIYIFFGDIFESIFSFGGGSVSVVTLLLSFFAMLCGLSYIGEYLFSFNSILIFGAAFAISFIGVFIMKILILKPIAEAEQNTVQRMDEFIGCKGEVITTIPTEGFGEVLISSQFGNNAILAKTVGKKDISQGTEVIIEGVQDGVLLVQNIAYSLKKPKL, from the coding sequence ATGGCTTTGTTTGGTTATCCACTTGAAACAATTTATTTATATGGATTTATTATTGCTACTATACTCACTGTAATTTATATCTTTTTTGGAGATATATTTGAATCCATATTTAGTTTTGGAGGCGGATCTGTATCCGTTGTTACTTTATTACTTAGTTTTTTCGCCATGTTATGTGGACTTAGTTATATAGGAGAATATTTATTTTCCTTTAATAGTATTCTTATTTTTGGGGCTGCATTTGCTATATCTTTTATCGGTGTATTCATCATGAAAATACTAATTTTAAAACCGATTGCAGAAGCAGAACAAAACACGGTGCAACGTATGGATGAATTCATCGGTTGCAAAGGAGAGGTCATTACGACTATTCCTACAGAAGGGTTTGGTGAAGTATTAATTTCCTCCCAATTTGGAAACAATGCAATCCTAGCTAAAACAGTTGGAAAGAAAGATATTTCGCAAGGAACAGAGGTTATTATCGAGGGAGTCCAAGATGGTGTTTTACTTGTACAGAACATCGCTTATTCTTTAAAGAAACCAAAATTATAA
- a CDS encoding flotillin family protein, which yields MTIPLIIGGVLLAILILLILVFITKYRTVGPDEALIVTGNWLGGGKNVVTTDDGKKIKIIRGGGTFVVPIMQRAEPLSLLNYKLEVGTRDTYTKQGVPITVNGVSIIKVGSTIEEVSTAAEQYLGKETEELKIEAKEVLEGHLRAILSSMTVEDAYSNREQFAQKVHEVASTDLKKMGLRIVSFTIKEIMDKNGYLDALGQPQIAMVKRDATVANAEREKEARIEKARAEKEAKEAEYQRDAQIAEAEKHKELKVQSYKRDQEQARADADLSYELQQAKAQQGVTEEQMRVKIIEREKQIELEEKEIARREKQYDAEVKKKADADRYAVEQSAEAEKVKQMKKADADQYKIEAEARARAEEVRVEGLAKAEIEKAQGQAKAEVQKAQGTAEADVIRLKGLAEAEAKQKIAEAFELYGQAAIMDMVLNMLPSYAKEVASPLSNIDKITVVDTGGGGKNSGAGKVAGYATDLMATMQETLKASSGIDLKELLEGFAGKGAVQQLSNDKSVVSVVEDAKKEVEKDKE from the coding sequence ATGACGATTCCATTAATTATCGGTGGAGTATTACTCGCAATTTTAATTCTACTCATTTTAGTATTCATTACAAAGTATCGAACAGTTGGACCAGATGAAGCATTAATTGTTACTGGAAACTGGCTTGGTGGCGGGAAAAATGTAGTTACCACTGATGATGGAAAGAAGATTAAGATTATTCGTGGTGGCGGTACTTTCGTAGTTCCGATTATGCAAAGAGCAGAGCCTTTAAGTCTATTAAACTACAAATTAGAAGTGGGAACACGTGATACGTATACGAAACAAGGTGTACCGATTACAGTAAATGGTGTTTCTATTATTAAAGTAGGATCTACCATTGAAGAAGTTTCTACAGCAGCTGAACAATATTTAGGAAAAGAAACAGAAGAGTTGAAAATAGAAGCAAAAGAAGTTTTAGAAGGTCATCTACGTGCTATTTTATCTTCTATGACAGTAGAAGATGCCTATAGTAATAGAGAGCAATTCGCTCAAAAGGTACATGAAGTAGCTTCTACAGATTTAAAGAAGATGGGACTTCGCATCGTTTCCTTTACAATTAAAGAAATCATGGATAAGAACGGTTACTTAGATGCACTTGGTCAGCCACAAATTGCGATGGTTAAGCGTGATGCAACAGTTGCAAATGCAGAGCGTGAAAAAGAGGCACGAATTGAAAAAGCTCGTGCTGAGAAAGAAGCAAAAGAAGCTGAGTATCAACGTGATGCACAAATCGCTGAAGCTGAAAAACATAAAGAGTTAAAAGTACAATCTTATAAGAGAGATCAAGAACAAGCTCGCGCAGATGCAGATCTTTCCTATGAATTACAACAAGCAAAAGCGCAACAAGGTGTTACAGAAGAGCAAATGCGCGTTAAAATCATTGAACGTGAAAAGCAAATTGAATTAGAAGAAAAAGAGATTGCGCGTCGTGAAAAGCAATATGATGCAGAAGTAAAGAAAAAGGCAGATGCAGATCGCTATGCTGTTGAACAATCAGCAGAAGCGGAAAAAGTAAAACAAATGAAAAAAGCAGATGCAGATCAATATAAAATTGAAGCGGAAGCAAGAGCACGTGCAGAAGAAGTTCGTGTAGAAGGTTTAGCGAAGGCGGAAATCGAAAAAGCGCAAGGTCAAGCAAAAGCAGAAGTACAAAAAGCACAAGGTACAGCGGAAGCAGATGTTATCAGATTAAAAGGTTTAGCAGAAGCGGAAGCGAAACAAAAAATTGCAGAGGCATTTGAGTTATATGGCCAAGCGGCGATTATGGATATGGTTCTTAACATGCTTCCAAGTTATGCGAAGGAAGTTGCAAGCCCACTTAGCAACATTGATAAAATTACAGTTGTCGATACAGGTGGCGGTGGTAAAAATAGCGGCGCCGGAAAAGTTGCAGGTTATGCGACTGATTTAATGGCAACGATGCAAGAAACATTAAAAGCTTCTTCTGGGATTGATTTAAAAGAGTTATTAGAAGGATTTGCTGGAAAAGGAGCAGTACAACAATTATCAAACGATAAATCTGTTGTATCTGTAGTAGAAGATGCGAAAAAAGAAGTAGAAAAAGATAAAGAATAG